The Myxococcales bacterium genome includes the window TTGCGAGCGCGCCGAGGCGCTGAACGTGTGCCATGCCCTCCGCGCTCGCAGCGCGGGCGGCGACGCGCTCGATCATGGTCGCCGTGGCGCGCGCGATGCCTGACATGCCGACGACCAGCGGCGGCACCATGGTAGCGGCGCCGTTGGCCGCCATTGCCGCGAGCGGCCTAAACCCTTCACCTTTGCGAAATGTGCCGAGCTGGCCATAGGTGGCCGCGGCGACGTCGACGCCACTTGGCGTGCCATGAAATGAGGCTTCGCCACGCGACGCGATGGCGATGATTTCGTCAGGCACAAATTCAACACGATCGTGAGCCGCGCAGGCGCGCGCGAGCGCGACGCAATACGCCGCCGACGAGCCGAGCCCCGCGCCGGCAGGCACGCTAGCGTCACCGGTTACTGTCGCGCCAGTCCAGCCAAACGCCGCAATGATCGCGCGCGTCGCGTCGATCACGGCGGCGGGCACATCGCGCGGCCCAAGGCCCCAACGTGCAATATGCACGGTCACCGCCTCCGCTTGCGGCCTTGCATGCAACGCGACGCCTTGCGCGATGCCCGCGACCAGCGCCGCATAGCCATAAACCACGGCATGTTCGCCAAGCAAGATGACCTTGCCAAAGCCGCGGCCTTGCCCCGCCTGCGCAGCGCTGCTCATGGCGTGGTCGAGGCCGGGTCGAGCGCGGCGATATACGAGGCGAGCGCGGGCTCGAGGTATCGCGGCACGGTTTTCATGGCGGCCACGTTGCGCGCGCCGGCAAGCAGCATCGTGGCGCGGGTGCTCGCGATGAGCGCGGCGAGCCACCGCGCGGCTTCATCGTAGCCGCCGCGCTGCCACGCTGCAAGCACCGGCCCCGCGACGCCGCACGCCCGGGCGCCAAGCGCCAACGCGCGCGCGACATCGAGCCCGCCGCGAATGCCGCCGGAGGCG containing:
- the mvk gene encoding mevalonate kinase: MSSAAQAGQGRGFGKVILLGEHAVVYGYAALVAGIAQGVALHARPQAEAVTVHIARWGLGPRDVPAAVIDATRAIIAAFGWTGATVTGDASVPAGAGLGSSAAYCVALARACAAHDRVEFVPDEIIAIASRGEASFHGTPSGVDVAAATYGQLGTFRKGEGFRPLAAMAANGAATMVPPLVVGMSGIARATATMIERVAARAASAEGMAHVQRLGALATTGIQALARGHLPDLGAAMFAAHETLAILNVSHPALDAMVQAAHHRGALGAKLTGAGGGGSAIALAPGREDEIAATWQQMGYSTMMVTLGATP